The genomic DNA CCGAGGAAATCCAAGGTGGTCAGTGATGACGATTTGTATCGCAATTCGTCGCAGTATCGACTGTGGTCATTTACGAAACAGCAGTTGTTAGATCGTAGAGCCGAGTGTCACAATCGGGCTGTTGTCAAGCTCCAGAAATCGCTGGTAGAGAAGGGCATTACAGGCTCGGAAATTGAACCATTGAGtctggaagaagaggcCGATTTGGTATCGTTGTACGCCAGCAAGATTGGCGAGATCGCCAAGTCGTTTAATATGCCGTCGCAGGTTAAAGCCACGGCCATTTCGTACTTTAGCAAGTTCTATCTGGTGTATAGTGTCATGGACTACCATCCCAAGAACATTCTGTATACATCTGTTTTCCTGGCTTCTAAAGCAGAAAACTATTTCATTCCTATTGACAAGTTCTGTAGCGCCCTCAAAAGAACTGAACCAAAAGATATTCTCGACTCGGAGTTCCTGTTACTAGAATCGCTGTCATTCACTCTGGCAGTTCAGAACCCGCTCATGTCACTACACGGGTTTTTTCTCGATATCCAAAGTGCTGGTATTGCCAGTATAGATGAGTCGGTGCTCGGTCAATTACACGATGGAGCCCGTGCCGTCATTGTGGACGGTTTCATCACCGACGTCATGTTTCTCTACACACCACCTCAGATCGCTCTAGCAGCTATGATGGTCGTCAATGAGGCCATCACCCTCGAATATATCACCCAGCGATTCGTGACCAACCCCGAACAAATCGAGTTTCTACTCTCCGTAATTGTCGAATGCAAAGACGAGCTTGTCAACATCCGACTGCCCTCGTCCGACCGCGGCAAAGAGATCGATAAAAAGCTCCATATGTGTCTCAACCCCGACCGAAAGCGCAAAAAGCGACCCAGTCCCACCACCGCCGGCCCCTCTGGCACATCAACGCCCTCTTCCACCGCCAACCAGACCCTGTCAGCCGAAGAACCGGCCATCAAACGACTCAAATCAGCCGACATCAGCTCCGAATCCACCCCCGTATCCCTCACCACGGTCACTATCGACGCTTCTGTCGAACCGCTGGCCGACGAAGTCCCCGAAATGACGCACCTACCTGCCTGAACAGGGCGCCaattgcctccggcggctggggctgcgccccagaccccccggctcctctcgctgcgctcgagtcgggcgtcgggctAGTCTCTCCACACCTCTGAACCCCCCAatcgctcgcgaagcgagcacaaccagggtctggggcggagccccagccgccggaggcagacccccctcccgTAGTGGaccttatttattagaatTACTTGTTACAGACGGGGTCCAGGCCGCTGGAAACGTTGCACTGGTGCATGAGTCGGGTCTCGCCGGGCGCGAATTGGCCGGTGACTGAGTGCCAGACGCCGCGGTTgtagaagatgacgaggtcGCCCTGCTGCCATTCGTGTGCGTATACGTGTTTGGGCGAGATGGCCGGTCGCATCAGTCGTTG from Sugiyamaella lignohabitans strain CBS 10342 chromosome D, complete sequence includes the following:
- the CCL1 gene encoding TFIIH complex kinase subunit CCL1 (Cyclin associated with protein kinase Kin28p; Kin28p is the TFIIH-associated carboxy-terminal domain (CTD) kinase involved in transcription initiation at RNA polymerase II promoters; GO_component: GO:0070985 - TFIIK complex [Evidence IEA]; GO_component: GO:0070985 - TFIIK complex [Evidence IDA] [PMID 11839796]; GO_component: GO:0070985 - TFIIK complex [Evidence IDA] [PMID 19818408]; GO_component: GO:0005675 - holo TFIIH complex [Evidence IDA] [PMID 19818408]; GO_component: GO:0005739 - mitochondrion [Evidence IDA] [PMID 14576278]; GO_component: GO:0005739 - mitochondrion [Evidence IDA] [PMID 16823961]; GO_function: GO:0000990 - core RNA polymerase binding transcription factor activity [Evidence IC] [PMID 19818408]; GO_function: GO:0016538 - cyclin-dependent protein serine/threonine kinase regulator activity [Evidence IEA]; GO_function: GO:0016538 - cyclin-dependent protein serine/threonine kinase regulator activity [Evidence IGI,IPI] [PMID 8230216]; GO_function: GO:0019901 - protein kinase binding [Evidence IEA]; GO_process: GO:0070816 - phosphorylation of RNA polymerase II C-terminal domain [Evidence IDA] [PMID 11839796]; GO_process: GO:0070816 - phosphorylation of RNA polymerase II C-terminal domain [Evidence IDA] [PMID 19450536]; GO_process: GO:0070816 - phosphorylation of RNA polymerase II C-terminal domain [Evidence IDA] [PMID 19679665]; GO_process: GO:0000079 - regulation of cyclin-dependent protein serine/threonine kinase activity [Evidence IEA]; GO_process: GO:0006355 - regulation of transcription, DNA-templated [Evidence IEA,IEA]; GO_process: GO:0006366 - transcription from RNA polymerase II promoter [Evidence IDA] [PMID 19818408]; GO_process: GO:0006351 - transcription, DNA-templated [Evidence IEA,IEA]); this translates as MTSQTSEPRKSKVVSDDDLYRNSSQYRLWSFTKQQLLDRRAECHNRAVVKLQKSLVEKGITGSEIEPLSLEEEADLVSLYASKIGEIAKSFNMPSQVKATAISYFSKFYLVYSVMDYHPKNILYTSVFLASKAENYFIPIDKFCSALKRTEPKDILDSEFLLLESLSFTLAVQNPLMSLHGFFLDIQSAGIASIDESVLGQLHDGARAVIVDGFITDVMFLYTPPQIALAAMMVVNEAITLEYITQRFVTNPEQIEFLLSVIVECKDELVNIRLPSSDRGKEIDKKLHMCLNPDRKRKKRPSPTTAGPSGTSTPSSTANQTLSAEEPAIKRLKSADISSESTPVSLTTVTIDASVEPLADEVPEMTHLPA